The region CGTATCACAAGCAGGCTCAAAGCCAGTCCAACCAAACGTGATCAAACATCAGGCCAAGCTGGAACTGATTCCTATCTCCTGTAACTTCTACAACACTGTCCAATAGAGACACATGAATGAAATGCAGtgtcattaaaaacactgatgatttttttcatattcttcaatgatctttatttaaaaatataatatatttacaTCTGAATAAAGTTTTAGGCATCACGCTGACTGATGGATGGAGAATTCCCGTTGGATTGTTCCCATCACGACCCAGGGGATCAGTCTCTTGATAGCTTTTCCTCTGGTTCCTGCTCTCTGCTGACACTCCTAGCTCTAGCCACGTTCTCCATTCCCTCTCTTTAAACAAAGTCTTATAAATAGTTTAACCATGTGCATTGAATCTGCATTTGGGTCTAAGCCTTCTATGGAGGGAATATCTCTACACAGTGACATccattcaattttcaattcaattcaattttatttatagagcgccaaatgacagcaacagtctcctcaaggcgctttatattgtaaggtatacttgcaaagaaaaacccaacaatcaaatgaccccctatgagcaagcactttggcgacagtgggaaggaaaaactcccttttaacaggaagaaacctccagcagaaccaggctcagggaggggcggccatctgctgcgaccggttgggaaggggcaaggaaaacaggataaaaacatgctgtggaagagagacagaggttaaaaacaagtacgattcagcacagagaggtctattaacacatagagggtgaagaagaaacacccagtgcatgatgggaatcccccggcagcctaatGCTGGGcgtacactgtgcgatttttggcccattttgagccgatttttcagtcgtgcgaccgttttggggatcggcccgagtttggccTTAATCACGTGTCGTGCATCGTATACATGGGGTAATGAGAAGgaaatcaaacctgtttgaaatcctgacAGCCATCGTGAGGGTGTCAACGCAGcgtctcacactgcgcacgcgcaaacacagaaataaaagcgAAAAGACGGAACAGCACGGCAGTGCGGCGTGTGATccggacacaagcgatggaggcacgacttgtagaactttggcaaggtcatccgagccttttcgacgTGACCTCACAAAATTATCGCGACtgcaacaaccgtgaaaatagtgtAAGATTTTGTGTTTTAACCTTCATgctatggacgcacagtgtgagcactcggGTCGcacagagcatcgggccgtatagtgtgagaccctgcatcgtgacctacgagCTTCTagcccctgcgagtcaatcggacagtttgagcaggagctgaataacgcgactgaagaaatcgcacagtgtatgcccagcttatTGCAGCCTGcaaggaggattcagggtcacatgAGAAGACTATCAGCCTACTAAAAGGATACTGAAAACGCCGTCGGAATAGTGTTAGTTGTCATCACTGGTGCTGGTGGACTCATCTGAACATCTCCGAAATTTGCAAACATGCGagttttcctcttcttcctcaaaATCCTCTCGGGACCGCTTCCTCGAGCCTCCAGTTTCATGGTTGTCAAGCTCTTCATGTGCGTCTTCAAAAAGTTCATCACTACTGCTCTCGGAGTTTGCAAGCCTGGATTTTTTGCTATTAGGCTCTTCTTCATCTCCATCTTCCTTTCTGGACCTTTTCGTGGATCCAACAGGCAGCTGTTCTTCTTCTGGTACCTGCTGATTGATGTCCTCATCAGCAATATTACCAGCATGAGGACAGCCCTCGCTATCAGTGTCGCAGGCAGAGATGAAGTCAGAGTCGTCATCAGAAAACTCCTCGCTCCATCTGAATCTTTTGTTTGGTTCCACATCTTCTTCATCCATCTCTCTAGGCCTCCTCCTGGATACACCTGGCTGAGGATCCTCTTCTGGGATGTACTGGTGAACATCCTCACAGTCTTCAAATGCCTCATCAGAATCATCATTTTCAATGTCGACAACAACAGCATTATGATCATCATCCAGTTCATTGTTGTCAACATTGGCATTATTGTCTCTCACATTAATATTGTTAATGTTTACATTGTTAACATTGCCGTCATTGAGATTGTCAATGTCAAAGACATCATATCGTTCCTCTAATTCATCTAACAGCTCATTCAGCCTCGAAAAATAGATATTATAGAGAGCACGATGAAGACTGTTCAGTAAACCCCAGAATCCACCAACAGGTTCATAAGCTGCTTCATAAGCTGGTTCATAAGCTGGTTCCTGATCTCCACTTGGAAGATTTTCTGGGTTAACCTGTCGGCCTGCAAGAtcattttatcttttaattaGCATTCATAAATATCTGCTGAAAATCAGTTTTTCATCAATTTCAAGACTGAGTACATGTGCTTACCATTACGGTTATTTTGTGATTCATCTCCTCTTCCATTCATTTTGACTACAaggaacacaaaacaacaatgatCACTAAACCTCAACTCAGAATGTTCAGCGAATGTGCTTTTTTTGACAAAATGCATATAGCAtacataaatgtaatttttttaaattacatttattccAAACCGACGTCAGGATTTGGGTTGTGAGAGCGTCTGTGTTGAATGTAGAAGCCACGTCTGATGCTCACTCTGATGCCTCTATCTTTCTAAATGGAggcacagtaactgtgtgtgtatatgtaagcgtgtaaaaactgcagatactaagattaacagcaacagtattttgtctacgtcggccattgtagaaattgatctgatgtaaacaataacgtggccaCAGCGTGACGTCAAAAACGGCGCACACTTTTGACATTGCCTGAGTaaatctccgttttcctcgtccacacataaacacaaaaacgtACTTTTcaaaaatctccaccctggcaggagtttttaaaaatctcaccTTTCAGTGACTCAATATGCTGTTTAGGTGTGGACGAGAGGCCCAAATGCATAGACAAAGCTTCAAACATAGCCGTGtacatgtggacgtagcctcagtttcTCACAATGTAAAGTACATAAATACTGTCCTGGCCAGCAGGAAAATCAGGCTTTATATTTAAGTAAATGATCTTAAGTTTATAAACTGAAATCTGAGCTTACTTTAGTTCTTGGTAAATTGCAGAGCAGTTAATCCTCAGGGAAACGTAGAAATTTCACTAGTCGTCTGCTTTGGTTGCAGTGTCTCTTCAGTTCTGTTTTCATATGCTGATGTTTTCAtccaaaacatgtttaaatgctgtgatgtcattttaGCATCAAGGCATCACTATGGCAACCAAACAACATGCATTAAATGACGTTCCAAACATAACAACCAAGCTGATTTCAGTGCTTAATATTTAACATGTCTTTGTTATAAACTTTATTTGTACAAATCTGTGATGTTGATGTGCACAGCCTGGGAttcagacctcagagggttaatccaacaaatcacgaaaaattaggtttaaattttagttcatgacagtgcagatttctgacattttgtgtactTTAAGTGTAGCCCTGGCTATATAAATAggtaatttctttaaatagttCATTTATATTGATAGTTAAATGCAAATGTTCACTGTGTTCAATAATGTGTATACAAATGCCTGTAAGGTATGTGATGTGTGTCAGTTAAATGCACAaccttttatttgtattttgagGTTTATGTCATTATTTTGATACGGTATTGATACGTACTACAGCTCCAGTGAACCCTGAAGTAGTCTCAGGTAGAGGGGTGGGTGGGGAGCTGTGCACTCTGCAGGAAGCGAGAGAGACGAGAGCTGAACAGTGTCGAGTGAACGCAGAGTTCATAGAAGGGCGACAGACATATTTTCGGATTGACGGATAGTTAACTGGAGTGAAAAGCTGTTGTACCCTACTGTGAGGTAAATGTGAATTTTGTCTGACACTTGTACCATATGTTATTGTGTAAAATGGACTAACTGCTAACCGCGATTAGCCGCTAGCACAACTGCTAACATAGCCGCTAGCATATTCGCTAAGCTCTTGTTCTGCTCTGTTTTATTAATTAAGCTAATGCTAAGATTGAATGTTATCTCATGTGAATTGGCATTTAGCGGGGTTGTGTGATTCAGTAGGAGGAGACGAACGTCTTGCTGGCGTGTCAGAGAGGTCCTTCTACTGGTGTGCTGAAGTTATGTGTTCACGTGGGAGCACGTGGAGAGGACGACTGAGTGCTGCTGCCGCGGCCTGCTGGTAGCCTTGACCCAGTTTCCCCTGTTATCCCCTTGAACTGCCTGGAGGTGTGAGTACTGTTTGCAcgtgctttttattttactgcttggCAACAAGTGAAGTGACCATATTGTTTTAGGTCCCAACGCACCCGAGCCACGACTCAGGCCTGCAACGAGGGGTTTGCTAGCAGAAAGACTGTAGCACTtgaggtgtgtgtgttggtgagaGTGCGTGTGGGCCCACAATATTATTTGATGATTTTGTTTCTGTTGAAGTAGATACCATACCATTGTTTAACAAACTTTAttgattttacttattttcttttgtgttattAATTAATCATTCACTAAAGTGGAGTTAACTTTATAATTGACCTGCTTGTGTGtgattttatttccatatagtGTAGTTTTATTGCATATTTTGTACCATAAGCATTAAAAAGGGAGTATCAGTAGGAAAGTAACAACAGGAACCCAGGGCCCCTCTCAATAGAACGTGGGACGGGTGTTACATAAGCATTTAacaatttgattattttctaacaaaaaactgtgtgaaactCAAGTTAGacctgtgtttgtaaatgaaccgccccatgttgtgtagctttctggattttatacttattgggctacatatttatttattatacaggctatacagtacataacatcaaaactcacatgttttgtcactaaagtgtttaattatgtgggctacagaccaAATCAAGTTAtggactatatttatatgaaaaacgtgtatacttactgcatttgaatcattttaaccatatgtaaccacctgcacaTTATATCTAAATGACCATAAAGTTTATTGTGATAAACTGTGTAATACAAGCATGTAGTTGAGGCAGTAACTGAGGACACAATGTGACTAAAACAGTATAATCTCACACATAGTCTGTGACATACAGTTTGTTAATACTGAGTGGTTGTGGGAGCAGGAATCCTCAGAACCTGCAGCAAACTCCACAGATACCGGGGTGCAGCAGCCACAGCAAAAGCGACACTTGATGCCACGCTTGTGTCTGCTGTTATACAGCATCTGTGGGAAACACAAGAGACATGAGcactagggctgcacgattaatcgttagaaaatcgcgatctcgattcatacttatgtgcgatctcatttccaaatgacaacgatttaaaaaaaaaaaaaaaaaaagacgacgacgattgtaccgcattttgatccgggacgtaatctgcatgaaaacaagcgctcacccttcctgctcaacaaatgacatgggcggagccttataccagtgatacagaagctgtgccgtgatgctcaaattggcagggaaaaaacatcggagaacacgtcagggatgacgagaaagtaACAAGAGAAAATTAtgccggtcaaccacccaaacatcaataacgggaatcttatacagcgcttccctatacaCGTCAAACTCCCGCGGGctcaaagaaattacggaggctattacttatcacctgaccaaagatatatcaacactgcagaacgagggatttaggaaaatgatcaacaccctagacaaacgctacacagtgccgtcccgcaactatttttctattgttgcactacctgctctatacacacagtgtcgagcaacggtggagaccgaatttcaagcagtacaacatttgcggcaaccacaaatgtgaggcatttattgtttttattttatttattgtttttatgttcagtttcaactgttacgaagttgatgtgcagttaataagtgcaataaatatttatattggaaaagaaaatcgtgagagaatcgtgatctcaattctaggcaaaaaatcgtgattctcattttatgcaaaatcgtgcagccctaatgAGCACAGAGTTCATCTGCAGCAGCATCACTGCTCTTTATTTTCACCTGCTCTAACAAACACTTTCATTTAGCTGAAGTAATTTGGCCACATTCATTCAGTTAGTGTTACTTACCTTCCATGAGTCCACTGATGCCTCCTcatgtgctgctgctggatAGTCCATGCTCATTGGCTCCTCCAGCTCCTGCTCCTGCTAATGAATTGAGTGCAGTAGAAACCACATTGTagcactgaaacaaacatttgcaGCTTGTAAGCTAATACACTTGGTTAAAGTCAAGTTCTTACTTCAGTGACTGGGACAGCAGAGCTCTGCTGAACACAGATGAATGTGAGCACGACGGCCACTGCAACTGCAACACTGAACGTCTTCATCTTAGGAGGCTTTGAGAGGCTCAAGTTTGACTCTTTCTCCTGGTCTGAATGATTGTTGTGAGCTGAGTCCTTCTGTCTGATGGTAAATGTGTGCAGAAGTGCTGATATTTATACTGATTTGGGCCCCTGCTGCCCCGTCACTCACAGCTCTTACTCTACCTGATTTCAGGAACATTGCAAAATTCCTTATTTTCCTATGCTATGAAATTCTGGGAATGGGAAATTCCTGAGGAATGAGAAAATCTGTACTTTTCTCAGTCGGcatgaactttgaccttttcttcgGATGTTTAAATATATGGGTTTCCCCAGTCCTATTGATGCAAGCATGTTCCCGACAGTAGTTTCTGTACTCTGAGTGACGAGGCAGCAGTGGAGCAAATGAGTATAAATACCAGCACCTTTTCCCTCAGTCAACCATCACAAAGGAGCTGACAAGAGTCAACGAGAGAGTCAAAGGATCTGACCACCTTAAACCACTCAAACCTCCTGAAGATGAAGGCGTTCAGTTAGTTGCAGTGGCCGTTGCACTCATCTGTATTTGCATTCAGCAGAGCTCTGCCACATTTGCTGAGGTAACAGACTCTTTTAAATTCATGTAATGTGCTGCTTCTGCATGAATTTGTTGTGAAGATGCTAagatctgttttctttctctacaGATACGAGAACTGCAAGAGCTACAAGAGGCTGTGAACAATGACAGTCCAGCTGCTGAACATCAGGAGGTATCAGCTGACTGATAGTATGTGGTACAACCTGTTAATAGAGCCAAGTCATTGATAGCAAAAGTAAAGTGAGCATATTTTCCCATATTTTTCTAATTATATGAGTAGAGAGCATTTCATCATCATTCAATATTACCACTAATTATGACAAAAATGCAGTAATGTACAATAGCTTTGAGCTGATGGACTGGTTCATTGGTTATTTGAAAGTTAAACCaagcatactttttttttaaagaatgtagAAGTGTTAGATACTGTTTACTCGAAACACTTTCTATACAAGTTCATTCATAAATGTTTTAGACGACATTATCTTGACAACCTTTCACTGAATTCATTTGGAGGTGTTTTCACAGTGTGTGTTAGGTTTTTGTaatgttgattgtcatttatgcttaggaatatttaaccatatatgcttagaggtgtataatcgattgtgtttagatgaactgctggagttccaggccagcaggtttagggaagtcatatATGGGTCATGCTTTgaccccatacacacacacacacacacacacacacaggcgcacacacacgttcacatgtatacctatgtaagatgttatatgttaatgaccctatgcatattcatgtaacaacaataaaaggagtgctatggggaacctggctgagagtctgacggaggtcacgtgggtggaacgacacttggctccagacaGGCCTCCCCGTGCacggaaacataaagaactttgcctactcgtgtcttgctttgctgtgtaattacattgtcttcaacgttccagcgaatcgggttaagctacaaacctatcattaattggtcctccgagccggatccctggagtcggcattcaccgaggagagaaCCCTGTCGTCAGCGAGACGTGAGAATTTGTCATTGTGTCGGTGGATtagctgtctgttttctctcctcGACGAATGACGATCGGCGGGATCGGAGACTGATATTACACGCTAAGCAACGCCGAGTAAGTTGAGAGAGCGACTCTATAGCCGCAAAACTGGGTTAGGGTCCCGAAAGAGAGGTTTTGGTAAAATCGCCCAAGGACCCAAGCGTCCGGTGAGTGTCCGGTTTTGAAATCGCCCTGGGTTTGTGTCCCGAGCGTCCCTTCACTGGGTTTTGAGTCGCGTGACTGCGTTAGGGTCCCAAAagagtgttgctgtgtttgtgtgaatgactgCGGAGCAGGCGCGGTCTGTGAcacggttgttgttgttatcatgggttcccGAGCAAGTAGGACTGCCTCACAGGGAGATGACACATTCATGCAAGAATTCACTCCCGGCAGCGCGAGCCATTTATATTCTCATAATTGTCATGAGCGTAAACTGGTCGTGGGAGAATCTCAAATGTTGgaagttttcagaaaacacagtagccttgaagagcgtgcagagaaggccagcccacatcagcagcagttaagctatgctctggtgaatggctttcaCCCACCCATTGCTGATTTCATTAGGAAGCAAAATGTTAATCATAACTCTGACCGGTCCTTCACATGCATTAACTGCACCCGCTGTGCACAGGAAGGaattaaagaaacacagaagaagtcACAAAACTCTGCAGTCGCCGCTTCCCTAGCAGATAAATCATTTTCCAGGGACAGACTGGAAGAGGGCTGAATAGGGGCAGAAATAAGAGAGGTGAAGGCCCGCGGGGATTTAGGTGGGAACGCGACAGAAGGAAGGAGAAATGCTATGCATGTAGAGAAAGGGTCACTATGCTAGAGAGTGTCCTAAGCGCAAGCCTGAGTAACCCCACCTGTAATAAATGATTAGTACCCGTCAAAACTGCCAATACACACACatgtttagattatttttttagcttgccctgatcaacaacagccgTGCTCCAGACCACAGATTTAATTAAGGTGGATAAGTGTTAAAAGcaatctgcattaagcttagggttgctcaaattcagtacaatgacatatgagatgaagtaaaataggcaaatatttaaagtaatgacgtgcatagaggcacttgacctgtttgaaagactgtcgtcttattatgagccattgttgagatatagagcacacctgtgaagacaactattatgctgaaccctgtgtaaagcagctgaaaactacatgatggagaagctgaaagTGCAAGactttgccactgtgggcaaagcacgcaaccactgtgtgaggttgcgttgcggtctcttctgagctggtgagcaagctacacattatcagatcaggagctggctgagaactcatcaaagaaagggaaacagaactatgataactccagtatgtagcgtatccgtgagttcagcttcgtctttcagatgcgcagcagttttcctgcatCTTGACTcgtgtgtagagtgttcatagcatcagcatcatgttttgtttatttgttttgatgggttgaaaaataattaaataaacttatgatcatacttatggatcaccatggcacatatcatcagccatatagtttatttaagcagatgaaaaaagtgagtgtgaatgtgcctgacgtcgcagtgtgtgtgtgtgcgctgtgtaaaAGTAATTGTCTCTaattgtgagagcggtgattctgcaggtcaccagctattgtaaagagaaaaaaaagagagtaaaaaagagacaaaatttacattgtagatgagAAATAATtataggaaaaaggttttgtgtttatcagccaagaacaactacaatctcattttctgcttttaagaaagagttcaaaaaaaagagagagagatgtgtgtcggttaagcagtgataataataatgaaaaatgtcttagctttgtcactttcagatgaaaagcagacctggatcaattttccacatgcagcggtcggaagaaagttatagtttaacatcattggaaaccttcaggccaagtttctggctaacttatttacagcaccatgtgtccctcaacctcacaagcgagctctcactcctccctgaagacaaggaatgcagttccaagagcaataacatggcagataaagagacagcagcaaagtcctgagcagagagacccagcaagcagcagcagtgtggacaaacagcatcggagaagaagagcaaaccatcatcctgactgactggATGAATGTCACTGTTtctccaacaagctgcaacttcactgtgcttGCGAAAAGAAcgtttgaggagaactgaggagactgttggagtttgacatttgccactttctgagtaaaatggcaagaagagacagtggaacgcaggacaaagctgaagaagaactgccggctgttggactgttgaagtgggagaggacaacagagtgagagggggtgagaacacagagagtgctgttgtttaatgtaggaaatcaaaatttgggttagcaaacctgggaaacagaaaactgactgcttaagttgGAAAATTATGAAGggatctgaaacactgcaaaaagaaacatatacaaaatcagacacacaagcagaacatgcattaaccctactaacacaaacacaagagagctcatgaagattagacaccatcttgagcatgtgagtctgtttatcacctggtgtgatgcaaagaccagtggactcatagcTCATTAGTTAAGAAAGGATCaattaatagcagagaagtgtgtaggaaaggcagctttaagaacatgccctgctggagatccAGCTCCAGACATATccattaaacctgcctaataacaaacacacatgcaatgaaaatcagcttctctctcatcagtgttaaaatagtgtcaatttagcagacacttgttatcaaatgctgaatttatccaatgctgacagttaactctctaggttacaggacaacagtttaatttttgtgaaaaaaaaaaaaagattctggtttgaccaaccagtgatcagacaataaatttagttgttaatatagtaaattgggagatgctttctgcttgattgatgcagcacaagtaatttactgtatgggggaaattctatttttgtgataatattttcaacatgcatttctgttgtcc is a window of Oreochromis niloticus isolate F11D_XX unplaced genomic scaffold, O_niloticus_UMD_NMBU tig00003599_pilon, whole genome shotgun sequence DNA encoding:
- the LOC109197917 gene encoding uncharacterized protein LOC109197917 isoform X2 encodes the protein MNGRGDESQNNRNGRQVNPENLPSGDQEPAYEPAYEAAYEPVGGFWGLLNSLHRALYNIYFSRLNELLDELEERYDVFDIDNLNDGNVNNVNINNINVRDNNANVDNNELDDDHNAVVVDIENDDSDEAFEDCEDVHQYIPEEDPQPGVSRRRPREMDEEDVEPNKRFRWSEEFSDDDSDFISACDTDSEGCPHAGNIADEDINQQVPEEEQLPVGSTKRSRKEDGDEEEPNSKKSRLANSESSSDELFEDAHEELDNHETGGSRKRSREDFEEEEENSHVCKFRRCSDESTSTSDDN
- the LOC109197917 gene encoding uncharacterized protein LOC109197917 isoform X1, with amino-acid sequence MYTAMFEALSMHLGLSSTPKQHIESLKVKMNGRGDESQNNRNGRQVNPENLPSGDQEPAYEPAYEAAYEPVGGFWGLLNSLHRALYNIYFSRLNELLDELEERYDVFDIDNLNDGNVNNVNINNINVRDNNANVDNNELDDDHNAVVVDIENDDSDEAFEDCEDVHQYIPEEDPQPGVSRRRPREMDEEDVEPNKRFRWSEEFSDDDSDFISACDTDSEGCPHAGNIADEDINQQVPEEEQLPVGSTKRSRKEDGDEEEPNSKKSRLANSESSSDELFEDAHEELDNHETGGSRKRSREDFEEEEENSHVCKFRRCSDESTSTSDDN